A window of the Chloroflexus sp. Y-396-1 genome harbors these coding sequences:
- a CDS encoding Uma2 family endonuclease: MTHPIATAPAPLPEDDPFRYGWRYVRRPTPDDPNHLEQVPLTLEDVLHPEMGDFIVHSDRHETDRMYLTAVLRARLEPHGQAIVLSDVRVAWDVPDLRPHGLDVMVIPGLRERRDWSTFDVAEEGVQPALIIEITSPETRENDVVRKVAHYARAGVAQYVIVDNLGRRGERQLRLLDYRLVGDTYRLQPPDARGWVYLEVAGLWLGVEGDHVVCYTDDGTAFGDYTTVVQQAAEAEARARREAAARAEAEEQARREAVARAEAEEQARREAEARAAAEALARAAEAQVQQEAAARAEAEEQARHEAEARAAAEALARAAEAQAQQEAAAWAELEARLRELEAELRRLRG; this comes from the coding sequence ATGACCCATCCGATTGCCACCGCACCTGCACCGCTCCCCGAAGACGACCCCTTCCGCTACGGCTGGCGCTACGTCCGTCGCCCCACCCCCGATGACCCCAACCATCTCGAACAGGTGCCGCTCACCCTCGAAGACGTGTTGCACCCCGAAATGGGAGACTTCATCGTGCACAGTGACCGCCACGAAACCGACCGCATGTACCTCACGGCGGTGCTGCGCGCCCGGCTCGAACCGCACGGGCAGGCTATCGTGCTGAGTGACGTGCGGGTAGCGTGGGACGTGCCCGACCTGCGGCCGCACGGGCTGGACGTGATGGTCATTCCGGGGCTGCGTGAGCGACGGGATTGGAGCACCTTTGACGTGGCGGAAGAGGGGGTACAACCGGCGCTGATTATTGAAATCACGTCGCCGGAGACGCGGGAGAACGACGTGGTGCGGAAGGTGGCGCACTACGCACGGGCGGGGGTGGCGCAATACGTGATTGTGGACAACCTCGGACGGCGGGGGGAGCGGCAGCTCCGGTTGCTCGATTACCGGCTGGTGGGGGACACCTACCGGCTCCAGCCGCCCGATGCGCGGGGATGGGTGTATCTGGAGGTTGCCGGGCTGTGGCTAGGGGTGGAGGGCGACCACGTGGTTTGCTACACCGACGACGGCACGGCGTTTGGCGACTACACGACGGTAGTGCAGCAGGCGGCGGAAGCCGAGGCGCGAGCGCGACGGGAAGCGGCAGCACGGGCCGAGGCGGAGGAACAGGCCCGACGCGAAGCAGTAGCACGGGCCGAGGCGGAAGAACAGGCCCGACGCGAAGCTGAAGCTCGCGCCGCAGCGGAAGCCTTGGCGCGAGCGGCGGAAGCACAAGTGCAGCAGGAAGCGGCTGCGCGGGCCGAAGCAGAAGAGCAGGCCCGACACGAAGCAGAAGCTCGCGCCGCAGCGGAAGCCCTGGCGCGAGCGGCGGAAGCACAAGCGCAGCAGGAAGCGGCCGCCTGGGCAGAGCTTGAAGCCCGTCTGCGCGAACTAGAGGCCGAGTTGCGGCGGTTGCGTGGATGA
- a CDS encoding winged helix-turn-helix domain-containing protein — translation MYHGIILLLEPDHTLRSHLMECCYAWHWAVYTINDVASALHALSHPSVRWCLLNVADHLPRADTLAHLHAALRPEQRVILTVAGDQVGSSLEPSFPQMAWLAAPFTRTVLEQMIRPLGWPQTAQADEHDVGKPTVGPRLEIDVARRRARISQREIKLSRIEVQLLSYLAQYHGMVCSYVDLAVHLYHRSDADLRRLVQSRMQYLRRKLEPDPLHTRYLHTIRGIGYRLTLTPIDPDTSPEIRRQLQRAVIIDGC, via the coding sequence ATGTACCACGGGATTATACTGCTGCTGGAACCGGATCATACGCTGCGCTCACACTTGATGGAATGCTGCTACGCCTGGCATTGGGCCGTGTACACCATCAATGATGTGGCAAGCGCTCTGCACGCCCTCTCCCATCCGTCCGTTCGCTGGTGTCTGCTGAACGTCGCCGACCATCTGCCACGTGCTGATACCCTCGCGCACCTGCACGCGGCGCTGCGGCCTGAGCAGCGGGTGATTCTGACCGTTGCGGGCGATCAGGTAGGCTCGTCCTTGGAACCGTCCTTTCCGCAGATGGCTTGGTTGGCAGCCCCCTTTACCCGTACCGTCCTGGAACAGATGATCCGACCGCTAGGGTGGCCACAGACTGCTCAGGCTGACGAGCATGATGTAGGAAAACCAACCGTTGGGCCACGGTTAGAGATTGATGTGGCGCGGCGTCGGGCGCGGATCAGCCAGCGCGAGATCAAGCTGAGCCGCATCGAGGTTCAGCTTCTGTCGTATCTTGCGCAATACCACGGGATGGTCTGTAGCTATGTCGATCTGGCGGTCCACCTCTACCATCGAAGCGACGCTGACCTCAGACGGCTAGTGCAATCACGGATGCAATATCTGCGGCGGAAACTAGAGCCGGACCCGCTGCATACGCGCTATTTGCACACGATTCGCGGGATTGGCTATCGGCTGACGTTGACCCCTATCGACCCGGACACCTCGCCGGAGATACGACGGCAGTTGCAACGGGCTGTCATTATCGATGGGTGTTGA
- a CDS encoding RNA polymerase sigma factor, translating to MLADRQELRLALASLPPTYRQVLLLRFTYNLSLAETARQLGRSLDATKALQTRAVQLLRARLLLNVEAMERSPTPPMA from the coding sequence GTGCTGGCCGACCGCCAGGAATTGCGGCTGGCGCTGGCGAGCCTACCGCCGACCTACCGCCAGGTGCTGCTACTGCGCTTTACCTACAACCTCTCCCTCGCGGAGACTGCCCGCCAGCTCGGCCGCAGCCTAGACGCCACCAAAGCCCTTCAAACGCGGGCCGTTCAGCTCCTCCGGGCGCGCCTGCTCCTCAACGTTGAGGCGATGGAGCGCTCCCCTACCCCGCCGATGGCCTAG
- the dusB gene encoding tRNA dihydrouridine synthase DusB — protein sequence MSHQHQITPEEIAQLPTAYNVAHIRIEPNIILAPMAGVTDSIFRRMILRLGGCGLVSTEMTNAASISPKALRRHRLLDYLPEERPLTMQISGNDPDLVANAARVVEQLGADIIDINCGCPSPKVTGGGHGSALLRDLPKMERLLRAVRAAVQIPVTLKFRAGWDEQHLNFIEAGKRAEAAGVAALTLHPRTREQGYKGQADWSRVAALKQAVSIPVIGSGDVTTAHDALIRLRDSGADGVMIGRGAMANPWIFRQIADLRRGVTPFVPTPADKRDLLIEYMMICAEELPERLALNKIKQLIGQFYIGLPGSNHLRVAVHTSTSLEAAREAIERFFAPWIESDQAASTLELLHAPTEHDEVLLR from the coding sequence ATGAGCCATCAGCATCAGATCACACCTGAAGAGATTGCGCAACTCCCAACTGCCTACAACGTTGCGCATATCCGGATCGAACCAAATATCATTCTCGCCCCCATGGCGGGGGTTACTGATAGTATCTTCCGGCGTATGATCCTGCGGCTCGGCGGCTGCGGTCTGGTGAGCACTGAAATGACCAATGCGGCCAGTATCAGCCCTAAAGCCCTGCGCCGTCATCGCCTGTTGGACTATTTACCAGAAGAGCGGCCATTGACGATGCAGATTTCGGGGAATGATCCCGACCTCGTTGCTAATGCAGCGCGCGTCGTTGAACAATTAGGTGCCGATATTATCGATATTAATTGTGGCTGTCCCTCACCGAAAGTCACCGGTGGCGGTCATGGTTCGGCGCTGTTGCGTGATTTGCCAAAAATGGAACGACTGCTGCGGGCAGTCCGGGCAGCAGTACAGATTCCGGTCACGCTCAAATTCCGTGCCGGTTGGGATGAACAGCATCTCAACTTTATCGAAGCCGGTAAGCGGGCGGAAGCGGCAGGGGTCGCTGCCTTAACCCTTCACCCGCGTACTCGTGAACAGGGGTACAAAGGTCAGGCCGACTGGTCGCGCGTGGCGGCACTTAAACAGGCGGTTTCTATTCCGGTGATCGGTAGTGGCGATGTCACGACTGCCCACGATGCGCTGATCAGGCTGCGTGATAGCGGGGCTGACGGGGTGATGATCGGGCGTGGTGCAATGGCCAATCCCTGGATCTTCCGTCAGATTGCCGATCTCCGACGTGGTGTGACACCATTTGTACCAACACCAGCCGATAAGCGCGATCTGCTGATTGAATACATGATGATTTGCGCCGAGGAACTCCCCGAACGCCTGGCGCTCAATAAGATCAAGCAGTTAATCGGCCAGTTTTACATCGGTTTGCCCGGTAGTAATCATTTGCGCGTGGCCGTGCATACATCCACCAGTCTTGAGGCCGCACGCGAGGCGATTGAACGGTTTTTTGCGCCGTGGATTGAATCCGATCAAGCTGCATCAACGCTAGAGCTATTGCATGCCCCAACCGAGCATGATGAGGTATTGCTCCGATAG
- a CDS encoding lysophospholipid acyltransferase family protein produces MITPRIPANKIWIADEAIYYTLARPALKRSFDHVWFAQYGPRPDPRRGPYIFYLNHSAWWDGYMLMLIHRAIMRRAFDSYLMMEERQLRAYRFFTWCGAFSIERRDPDDAQRAQIYAANLLRERRDRALYIFPQGRIEANDYRPLTIYPGIARIAALVGDVTLCPIALRYEFLGQQWPHAFVQVGPPHPPASRDDIEAIRSDVAARLTAAVDKLRADVIEQRLGRFQPLLNGRWGIDRTWDAVRGWFRRRGADDGPAAAAANRLRARA; encoded by the coding sequence ATGATCACGCCACGGATTCCTGCCAACAAAATCTGGATCGCCGATGAAGCGATCTACTACACCCTCGCCCGACCGGCACTCAAACGGAGCTTTGATCACGTCTGGTTTGCTCAATACGGTCCTCGTCCTGATCCACGTCGTGGCCCATATATCTTTTACCTTAATCATTCAGCGTGGTGGGATGGGTACATGTTGATGCTGATTCATCGTGCGATCATGCGTCGCGCCTTCGATAGCTACCTGATGATGGAAGAACGCCAACTGCGTGCTTACCGCTTCTTTACCTGGTGCGGTGCATTTTCTATCGAACGGCGTGATCCCGACGATGCCCAGCGTGCGCAGATCTATGCCGCAAATCTGTTGCGCGAACGGCGTGATCGCGCCCTCTACATCTTTCCGCAGGGGCGAATCGAAGCAAACGACTACCGCCCCCTCACCATTTACCCAGGCATTGCCCGGATTGCGGCGCTAGTTGGCGATGTAACCCTCTGCCCAATTGCGCTGCGCTATGAATTCCTCGGTCAGCAATGGCCGCACGCCTTTGTTCAAGTTGGCCCACCTCACCCACCGGCCAGCCGGGACGATATTGAAGCGATCCGGAGTGATGTGGCTGCCCGCCTGACGGCTGCGGTTGACAAACTGCGAGCCGATGTGATTGAGCAGCGGTTGGGACGATTCCAGCCGCTGCTCAACGGACGCTGGGGGATTGACCGCACCTGGGATGCGGTTAGAGGTTGGTTTCGACGACGCGGCGCAGACGACGGGCCAGCCGCGGCAGCAGCCAATCGCCTGCGAGCACGAGCATAA
- a CDS encoding carotenoid biosynthesis protein — translation MTLLSGVCYSMLSDQSVLQNLRRTVVALFTLYLFIYPFAIVLVALDKVPVWGTWMGGALLILQGALMGFWLTVRYRWWGATAAGLILVISWAVEHIGATTGFPFGSYTYTDVLQPQVLGVVPLAIPFAWLLIVVAAVGVAERILNRDGKPIDDRQLHSTRVLTAASFALLLDVTIEPFAVYINRYWVWSNAESGFYYGIPASNFVAWWITSLILSWILLHQRRIAARRGHTPQPFMNWLPPMLYLTNLTMFVVVNLARGQVLPAFIGGLIMLVLAGDWLLPRLARRLRRVVETNL, via the coding sequence ATGACCCTTTTGTCTGGGGTCTGTTACTCTATGCTTTCCGATCAGTCTGTTCTGCAGAACTTACGTCGAACTGTTGTTGCATTATTTACGCTGTATCTCTTCATTTATCCGTTTGCGATTGTCTTGGTAGCACTTGATAAAGTGCCAGTATGGGGCACATGGATGGGCGGCGCGCTCCTGATTTTACAGGGAGCGCTGATGGGGTTTTGGTTGACGGTACGGTATCGCTGGTGGGGGGCAACGGCTGCCGGTTTGATTCTGGTGATCTCGTGGGCCGTAGAACATATTGGAGCAACAACCGGTTTCCCGTTTGGAAGCTACACCTACACCGATGTGCTCCAACCGCAAGTGCTGGGTGTTGTTCCACTGGCTATTCCGTTCGCATGGTTGCTTATCGTGGTGGCGGCAGTCGGTGTGGCCGAACGTATTCTCAACCGTGATGGGAAGCCGATAGATGACCGTCAGCTTCATTCAACACGAGTGCTAACTGCAGCCTCATTCGCACTCTTGCTTGATGTCACCATTGAACCATTTGCCGTCTACATCAATCGTTACTGGGTCTGGTCGAATGCCGAAAGTGGTTTTTATTACGGTATCCCGGCATCGAATTTTGTTGCCTGGTGGATCACCAGCCTGATTCTGTCGTGGATACTGTTACATCAGCGCCGGATAGCCGCTCGCCGTGGTCATACGCCTCAACCGTTCATGAATTGGCTGCCACCGATGCTTTATCTCACCAACCTCACGATGTTTGTGGTAGTCAATCTGGCCCGTGGTCAGGTTCTGCCGGCGTTCATTGGTGGTCTCATTATGCTCGTGCTCGCAGGCGATTGGCTGCTGCCGCGGCTGGCCCGTCGTCTGCGCCGCGTCGTCGAAACCAACCTCTAA